The DNA region CGGTGTCGCCGGGCTTCATGCGCACCGGCATCACTTTCATGGTCTGGCCCTCGTACGCGGTGATCGCGTTCGAATAGGTGCGCACCAGCATGTTGCGGAATTCCGTCACCAGCTTCTTCCTCTGCTCCGGAGTGGCCTGTGCCCAGCTGCGGCCGACCGCGAGGCGCGTGGCCTCCTCGAAGTCGACGTGCGGCAGCACCTTCTCCTCGGCAAGCTTGATCGCTTTGCGCTTGTCGCCCGCGGCTAGCTGCTTGTCGCTCTTGATCGCGTCGAGCACCTCTTGCGTCACCTTCTTGACGAGGTCCTCCGGTCCAAGCTCCTGGGCGGCGGCCGCCAAAACAAAAATCGC from Terriglobales bacterium includes:
- a CDS encoding ABC transporter substrate-binding protein, encoding MSRVLQVIAFWAIFVLAAAAQELGPEDLVKKVTQEVLDAIKSDKQLAAGDKRKAIKLAEEKVLPHVDFEEATRLAVGRSWAQATPEQRKKLVTEFRNMLVRTYSNAITAYEGQTMKVMPVRMKPGDTDVTVHNQFIRPGGKPVLLDYSMRKTDSGWKIYDIVVEGVSLVLTYRSEFDAVVKQEGIDGLIKRLAQKNTPAAAGGSK